Proteins from a genomic interval of Cucumis melo cultivar AY chromosome 7, USDA_Cmelo_AY_1.0, whole genome shotgun sequence:
- the LOC127150183 gene encoding uncharacterized protein LOC127150183 isoform X2 — MAKTSTVVFFMCIVVVVGSLQFSRADMTAERDTEIEMRSKLLQSEISNVMPQFKSCVETCAKACIAKDSANTSCHSTCDKDCMKKEVVDKISDKLGIRN; from the exons atggcaaaaactAGTACGGTTGTTTTCTTTATGTGCATTGTTGTTGTGGTGGGATCACTGCAATTCTCTAGGGCAGACATGACAGCTGAAAGGGACACTGAGATTGAGATGAGATCTAAGTTGTTGCAGAGCGAAATATCCAACGTAATGCCTCAATTCAAATCATGTGTAGAAACCTGCGCGAAAGCATGCATTGCAAAAGACAGTGCCAACACATCGTGTCATTCTACATGTGATAAAGATTGCATGAAAAAGGAAGTTGTTG ATAAAATCAGCGACAAACTAGGCATTCGTAATTGA
- the LOC127150178 gene encoding egg cell-secreted protein 1.2-like, whose amino-acid sequence MFWIGSLFSAARPCPSSILGPVKAMVFSSTVEASRGDAEVSPAARIKLDGAFDCLRSLPQLGKCIDDIRAIFRNRHKWKISLNCCHAIKNTEHECWPEYLNLMGFTAKEIGIIDENCKIN is encoded by the exons ATGTTTTGGATCGGCTCGCTATTCTCAGCGGCAAGGCCATGCCCTTCCTCTATTCTTGGTCCTgtaaaag caaTGGTTTTCTCATCCACGGTAGAAGCAAGCCGAGGTGATGCGGAAGTGAGCCCTGCAGCACGAATTAAGTTGGATGGTGCCTTCGATTGTTTGAGATCTCTGCCTCAACTGGGTAAATGTATCGATGATATTCGAGCTATATTTCGAAATCGGCATAAATGGAAAATAAGTTTGAACTGCTGCCATGCAATTAAGAATACAGAACATGAGTGTTGGCCAGAATATCTGAATCTGATGGGCTTCACAGCAAAAGAAATTGGGATTATTGATGAGAATTGCAAGATCAACTAA